CGCCGCACAGCAGAAGCACCACGCGCCGCGCGCTTGAGCGCAGCGCCCTCGATCAGCTTCCGGCGATCGCCGCGCCCGCGAAGAATCCGATCCAGACGATCATGGAGTAGATCACGGGGCCGAGCACCGCGAGGATGATCGCGCCGATCCCCATTCCGCGTCCGCGCCGCTTCACGGTCGCGACGATGCCCTGTACGAGCGCCCAGATGCCCAGCACTGTTCCGGCCCAGAACGAGATCTCCAGCCACAGGACGTACTCGCGCACGGGCGAGAGGAACGAGAGCACGTTCGCCGTGTTCGCCGACATCAGCGTCTCGGGCGTCAGCGCGTTGCGACCGATCTCGAGGGCGGCGTACGCGCCGACGAAGGATGTGCCGACGGCGGCGATGAGCGCGATGATCAGCGCGACCGTGCCGAGCGTCCGCGTCTGGGGGCCTTCTGCTGCCGCGGGGGCAGGGTAACCCTGCGTGTATCCGCCGATGGGCGCCGCGTAGGCACCGTTCGGCGGAGCATATCCCGTGGACGACGGGGAGCCGGCAGAGTGCGCGGCACCGGACTGCGGCGCAGCGGGCGCGCCGTAACCGGGAACGGCGTAGCCGGGTGCCCCGTAGGCGGGCGCGGCAGGCTGCGCGGACGTCGGAAGCGCGGGGGCGAGGGGCGCGGCGCTGCCGGGAACGGCGGGCGCGCCCGGGAAGTTCGCGGGAGGAGGCGGAGCCGCTGACCAGTTCGGTGCCGGTGCAGTTACGGCATCGGGCGCAGAGGCCGCGGGAGCAGGAGCCGCGGGCGGGGCCGCGGGAGGATCAAACGTCAGCTCGATCGGCGGTGCCGGCGGCACAGGCGGGGTCTGCGGAACGGGCTGCTGGGCGTCAGTCACGTCCCCATCCTAGAGGCGCGACCGCCGGATGTCGGGGGTGCGCCGTAGACTCGTTCGGTGACTGTGCAGGGGATTGTTCGCGCCTTGGAAGAGGCATCGCCGTTTCGTGATGCGCTGAGTTGGGCGCAGACCGATGCCGAGCTGATCGCTGCCGACGGCATGGACGCTCCGCTGCTCGCAGGACTGCTTCAGCGCCGGGCCGACTCCGGGAAGCCCGCTGCGCTCCTCGTCGTCGTCCCCACCGGTCGGCGCGCTGAGACGCTGGCGAGCGCCCTCGTCTCCTATGTTCCGGACGCGGAGGTGCTGACGTTCCCGGCATGGGAGACGCTGCCGCACGAGCGCTTGAGCCCCAGCCCCGACACGGTAGGGCGCCGCTTGGACGTGCTGGGGCGCATAACCGAGTGGGACGGCACGCATCCGCTCATCGTGGTGGCGTCCGTGCGCGCGGCTCTGCAGCCGCTTGCCCCGGATCTCGGCGGAATCTCCGCGCTCGTGCTGCGCAAGGGCGCCCGCGGTCTCGAACTCGATGAGGTCGCTCGCACGCTCGTCGAGCGTGCGTACTCGCGCGTCGACATGGTCTCCCGTCGCGGCGAGTTCGCCGTGCGCGGCGGCATCCTCGACGTGTTCCCGCCGACTGCCGAGCATCCGGCCCGAGTTGAGTTCTTCGGCGATGAAGTCGACGAGATTCGCTTCTTCTCGGTCGCCGACCAGCGCTCACTGCCGGGTGAGGTCGCAGAGGTGTCGCTTCCTGCGAGCCGCGAGCTGCTGCTGACGCCCGCCGTGCGCGAGAAGGCAGCGTCGCTCGTTGCGGTCTTCCCGGGGATTGCCGCGATGCTGCAGAAGATGGCAGAGGGAATCCCGGTCGAGGGCATGGAGTCGCTGCTGCCGGCGGTCGCAGGGCCGCTCGTGCCGCTCGCCGACTATCTGCCCGCGGGATCCGCCACGGCGCTGGTCGACCCCGAGCGTGCCAGCGCGCGCGCGACGAGCCTGGGCGAGACCAACCGTGAGTTCCTGGAGGCGGCATGGAGCGCCGCAACGGCCGGGGCATCCGCGCCTGTCGACCTCGGCGCCGGAGACTTTCTCTCGCTCGGTGACTTCCGCACGGCCGTGCACGACCGAGACGGCGTCTGGTGGCGGCTGAGCGCCTTCGATCCCGGTTCCGAGAGCGAACATCTCGATGCCGGATCCGACGGACAGACCGCCGTGCCGATCCCGTCGTTCCACGGCAATGTCGACGGCGCCATAGAGTTCGTCTCCGCACGTGTCAGCGACGGCTGGCGCGTCGTGCTCGTCGCTGCAGGCGCAGGACTCATCGACCGTGCGCGCGATGTCCTGTCCGATCGAGGGGTCGCGGCACGAATCGTCCCCGATCTCACCGAGGTTCCCGATGCGGGAGTGGCGACGCTCGTGGTGGGGAGCATCGAGGCCGGATTCCAGGTTCCCGAGGCGGGGCTCGCGGTGCTCACCGAGAACGAGTTCTACGGACGCACGATCGGCGGCGACCAGCGTGTGGTCAAGAAGCTCGCCTCGCGCCGCAAGAACGTCGTCGATCCGATGCAGCTCAAGCCCGGCGACTTCGTCGTGCACGCCACGCACGGCATCGCGCGCTTCGTCGAGATGACCCAGCGCGAGGTGTCCACCGGAGGGCGCAACGCCGTCAAGACGACCCGTGACTACCTGGTTCTCGAGTACGCGCCGTCGAAGCGCGGCTATCCGGGCGACAAGCTCTTCGTGCCGACCGACCAGCTCGACCTGCTGTCGAAGTACGTCGGTGGCGAAGCGCCCACGCTGTCGAAGATGGGCGGCAGCGACTGGGCGGCAGCCAAAGGCAAGGCGCGCAAGGCAGTGCGCGACATCGCGGTCGAGCTCGTCAAGCTGTACTCGGCCCGGATGAGCGCGAAGGGTCACGCCTTCGGCCCTGACACTCCCTGGCAGCGCGAGCTGGAAGAGGCGTTTCCGTTCGCGGAGACCCACGATCAGCTGCAGACGATCGACGAGATCAAGGCCGACATGGAACGGCCGATTCCCATGGACCGTCTGCTCTCGGGCGACGTCGGCTTCGGCAAGACCGAAGTCGCGGTGCGGGCCGCATTCAAGGCGATCCAGGACGGCAAGCAGGTCGCCATGCTCGTGCCGACGACGCTGCTGGTGAAGCAGCACCTCGAGACCTTCACCGAGCGCTTCGCGGGCTTCCCGGTCAAGGTGCGTCCGCTGTCGCGCTTCCAGACCGACAAAGAGGCGCGCCTCGTGCTGCAGGGCCTGCTCGACGGCACGGTCGACATGGTCATCGGAACACACCGCATCCTCACCGACCAGGTCATCTTCAAAGACCTGGGACTCATGATCATCGATGAGGAGCAGCGATTCGGCGTCGAGCACAAGGACGCCCTGAAGAAGATGAAGACGAACGTCGACATCCTGGCGATGAGCGCGACACCCATCCCGCGCACGCTCGAGATGGCCGTGACCGGGATCCGGGAGATGTCGACGCTGGCGACGCCGCCAGAAGACCGGCACCCGATCCTCTCGTTCGTGGGTCCTCGCAACGACAAGCAGGTCGCCGCGGCGATCCGTCGTGAGATCCTCCGCGAAGGACAGGTCTTCTACGTGCACAACCGGGTGCAGTCGATTCAGCGGGTCGCCGCACAGCTCGCCGAGCTCGTTCCCGAGGCGCGCATCGCCGTCGCCCACGGGCAGATGGGGGAGCACCAGCTCGAGCAGGTCGTCGACGACTTCTGGGAGCGCAAGTTCGACGTGCTCGTGTCGACGACGATCATCGAGACCGGTCTCGACATCTCGAACGCGAACACCATCATCATCGATCGAGCCGACCGCTACGGCCTGTCGCAGCTGCACCAGCTGCGCGGGCGCGTCGGACGAGGCCGCGAGCGCGCCTACGCGTATTTCCTCTACGACGAGCTCAAACCGCTCTCCGAGACCGCCGCCGACCGTCTGCAGACCATCGCGGTCAACAACGAGCTCGGGTCGGGCATGCAGGTGGCGCTGAAAGACCTGGAGATCCGCGGTGCCGGCAACATGCTCGGCGCCGAGCAAGCCGGACACATCGCGGGCGTCGGCTTCGACCTGTACCTGCGGATGATCGGAGAGGCCGTGTCGACCTTCCGCGGTGAAGAGACCGAGACCGGCGCCGAGCTGCGACTGGAGCTGCCGATCGACGCGCGCATCCCGGATGCCTACATCGACAGTGAGCGTCTGCGTCTGGAGGCCTACCAGAAGCTCTCGTCGGCCTCCACGGCCACCGCAGCGGATGATGCGATCGGTCTGGTGATCGATGAACTGACCGACCGCTATGGAACGCCCCCGCCGGAGGTCGAAGGACTCGTCGCCGTGGCACGTCTCCGTCGCCGCGCCGCGCGCGCGGGAATCAGCGATGTCGTCGTGATGGGCTCGAACCTGCGCATCGCACCGGCACATCTCGCCGACTCGATGCAGGTGCGTCTGCGCCGCCTGTACCCGACCGCGAAGCTCGTGAGCGGTGGCGATGCTCTCGTCGTCCCGATTCCGCGTCCCGGCGATGAGGCGATGACCGATGAGCAGCTCCTCGACTGGGTCGGACAGCTGCTCACCGCCCTCTTCCCCGAACCGGTCGCGGCGAGCAGCTGATCCGTCCGGGGTGTGCACAGGTGCCGCTGGTACCGTCGGCGCATGAGCCTAGACCGCAGGATGGAGCGTCCCGGTGCTCGTATCCGCTATCGCGTGGGCGAGGGCGACGGTCGCGCCGTGGTATTCACCCACGGCGCGGGGATGGACCACACAAGTTTCACGGCGCTCGCCGAGCGGGTGCAGGAGGCCGGATTCCGCCCGGTGCTCTGGGACCAGCGCGGCCACGGGGAATCCACCCTCGACGCGCACGTGCGTTTCCGTGCCGCTGACACGCTCGCCGATCTCGGCGCGCTGCTCGAGGAGCTGAACCTCGCTCGACCGATCCTCGTCGGACACTCACTGGGCGGCAACCTGTCGCAGGCGTTCGTGCGGGCCGAGCCCGACCGCGTCGCCGCCCTCATCGTGATCGGCGCGACGTGGAACGCCGGGCCGCTGACCTCCGTCGAGCGGGTGGCACTGCGGTTGGCGGCCCCCGCGCTCGCGCTCATTCCTGCACGACGTCTTCCCGGGCTTATGGCGCGCGCGTCGGCGGTGACGCCGGGTGCCATCGCCGCCACCGAAGCCGTCTTCGCTCGCATGCCGAAGGCGCGCTTCCTCGACGTCTGGCGGGCGACCGTGTCTTTCGTCGACCCCGACGACAGCTACCGCACCCCCGTCCCGCTTGCGCTCATGCACGGCGCGGAGGACCGCACCGGCAACATCGTCTCCGCGATGCGGCGCTGGGCGCTCGTTGAGGGGATCGTCGCCTACGTGATCGAGGATGCAGGGCATCTGCCGATGCTGGATGCGCCGGATGAGACGGCGCACGACCTGCTGGAGATCCTTTCTCTGCTTCCGGACACAGCCCCCCACTAGAGCAGCGAGAATCCTCCGTCGCTGGTCAGGGTCTGTCCGACGATCCAGGATGCGGCGTCGGTACACAGCCAGGCGATGAGCTGTGCGGGGTCCTCGGGCCTCCCGAATCGGCCGAACGGCGTCTTCTGCAGGTACTCCGGAATCCAGCTGAGATCACGATCGGTCGTTGCCGGATCCAGATACCCGGTGTCGACGGGGCCGGGGTTCACGGTGTTGAGGACCAGCCCGACCTCCAGCAGCTCGGCGGCGACCGTGCGGGTGACGCCCGCGAGGGCGGCTTTGCTCGTCGCGTATGCCACTTCTCCGCGCATCGGCCCATCAGCCTGCCCGGACGTCATCCAAATCACCCTTCCGGTCGGCGCGGCGAAGGGCTGACCGCCGGTGTTCCGGTCTCCCGGGCGTGCGGGCTTCCCGGACGTCGTCTGCTGCTCCGCTCGGCGGCGCCGCGCGAGCGCCCCTGTCAGCAGGAGCGTCGCACGGGCGTTCGTCTGCCAGTGGGCGTCGAGGGCGTCGGCGGTCAGATCGAAGATGCTGCCGTCACCGCCGCTCATCGCCTGGTTGCACACGAGGATGTCGAGACGACCGGTCAGCGCGGTGGCCGCATCCACGAGGTCGTCGATGGCGGCAGGATCACGCAGATCGGCATTCCTGTCACCCATCCGCGCGCCGGGCGCGAGAGCATCGCGAACGCCGCTGCGCACGGCGTCGAGGTCATCGCCACCCCAGGGCTGATCGACGTCGTGGGGACGGAAATGATGGAGGAACACGTGTGCGCCGAGGTGGGCGAGGGCGAGAGCGACGCCGAATCCGATTCCGGCACGGCGAGAGACGCCGGTGATGAGCGCGGTCTGTCCGCGAAGAGGAAGGTGCATGATGCGGTCTTTCGTTCGGGGCGCGCGTGGAACAACCCGAAGCGCGCGGGGAAGTGCGAGAACGAAGTCAACGGCATTGCATGACGGCGAGCCTAGCAGCGCGCTACGGTGGGCGCATGATCTACGAGCACCTCGGGGCTCGGCCCCGCATCGACGACACCGCAGTCATCGCTCCCACGGCCGTCATCTCCGGCGACGTGCAGATCGGTCCGGGATGTCAGGTCTTGCACGGGGCCGTGATCACCGCGGAGGGTGGGCCGATCACGCTGGGCGCCCACGTCATCGTGATGGAGAACGCGCTCATCCGTGCGACCGCCGCCGATGCCGTCCACATCGGACCCCACTGCCTGGTCGGCACTCTTGCGAGCATCGCGGGAGCCACGGTCGGCGAGGAGGTGTTCTTCGCCTCGGGCGCACGCGTGTTCAATGGTGCACGGGTGGGGGACCGCTGCGAGGTGCGGGTCAACGCGATCGTGCACCGACGCGCGGTTCTGCCAGAAGGAACCGTGGTGCCGATCGGCTGGGTCGCCGTGGGGGATCCGGTGCAGCTCCTGTCTCCGGATCGCGCGGAGGAGATCGCCGCGGCACAGCCGGAACTCGATTTCCCCGGGTACGTGTTCGGCGTCGACCGCGACACACCGGATCTCATGGTGCAGCTCACCGAGCGCTACGGTCAGTCGCTGGCGCGGCACGTCGACGACCGCTCCGTCTGAGCCAGAAACGACCGAAGGCCTCTCCCTGCGGGGGAGAGGCCTTCGGCATGACGCGGATGCTCAGATGACGCCCTGGGCGAGCATGGCGGTCGCGACGCGTTCGAAGCCGGCGCTGTTGGCACCGACGACGTAGTCGCCGGGGGCGCCGTATCGCTCAGCAGCGCGGAACGAGGCGTCGTGAACGTCAGCCATGATGTCGCGCAGCTTCTGCTCGCTGTCGGCGAAGCCCCAGCGCTGACGCGAGGCGTTCTGGCTCATCTCGAGTGCGGAGGTCGCGACACCACCGGCGTTCGCTGCCTTGCCCGGCGCGAACAGCACCTCGGACTGCTGGAAGGCTTCGACGGCCTCGGGCACACAGGGCATGTTCGCGCCCTCGGCGACAGCGCGCACGCCGTTGGCGATGAGGATGCGGGCGGATGCCTCGCTGAGCTCGTTCTGGGTGGCGGAGGGGATCGCGATGTCGACCGGCGTCTCCCAGACGTTGCCGCCTTCGACGAAGCGTGCGCCGGGGCGACGCTTCGCGTACTCGACGATGCGGCCGCGCTCGACCTCCTTGATCTGGCGCAGCAGGCTCAGATCGATGCCGGCGTCGTCGACGATGTAGCCGGAGGAGTCGGAGGCGGTGATCGCCTTGGCGCCCAGCTGCGTGGCCTTCTCGATCGCGTAGATCGCGACGTTGCCCGATCCGGAGACCGCGACGCGCTTGCCCTCGAGAGACTCGCCGTGCACCGCAAGCATCTCCTGCACGAAGAAGACCGCGCCGTAGCCGGTGGCCTCGGTGCGCACCTGCGCACCGCCCCAGCCGATGCCCTTGCCGGTCAGGATGCCGGACTCGTGGCGGTTGGTGATCTTGCGGTACATACCGAACAGGTAGCCGATCTCGCGGCCGCCGACGCCGATGTCACCCGCGGGGACGTCGGTGTGCTCGCCGATGTGGCGGTACAGCTCGCTCATGAACGACTGGCAGAAGCGCATGACCTCGGCCTCGCTGCGGCCGTGCGGGTCGAAGTCCGAGCCGCCCTTGCCGCCGCCGATGCCCTGGCCGGTGAGCGCGTTCTTGAAGATCTGCTCGAAGCCGAGGAACTTGATGATCGACAGGTTCACCGAGGGGTGGAAACGCAGTCCGCCCTTGTACGGGCCGAGCACGGAGGAGAACTGGATGCGGTAGCCGCGGTTCACCTGCAGGCGACCGGCGTCGTCGATCCATGGCACGCGGAACATGATCTGGCGCTCGGGCTCGACGAGCCGCTCGAGGACGCCGTTCTCGACGAACTCAGGGTGCTTCGTCAGCACGGGGGCGATCGAGTGGAGCACCTCGTGAACGGCCTGGTGGAACTCGGGCTCGTGAGGGCTGCGGGCCTGCACGGTGTCGAAGATGGGCTGAACGGAATCAGCGAGAGGGTGGAATTCAGGTGCAAGCGTTGCGGTCTCGGTCACGCGGGGGAAGCTTTCTAGACGAAGAGACGAGGAGCGCGGTCGATCGTGTCACGCGCGAGGGCGCCGGATACGGCGAGGAGATTTCACTTTACCGTGTCAGGCGTGGGACGTTGACACACAGATGCCCGAGGCTGTAATGCCCCGGGCATCTGGGTGTGTCATCCCGTGTTCTGCAGGCCCGCGGCGACGCCGCTGACCGACAGCAGCAGAAGTCGCTGCAGCTCCGGATCCTGCGGGGCGTTCTCCGGGGTGTCGCGCAGCGCACGCAGCGCACGCAGCTGGAGCAGGGAGAGCGCGTCGACGTAGGGGCTGCGCATCTTGACGGCGCGCTGAAGCACGCGCTTGTTCGCGAGCAGCTCGTCGCCGCCGGTCAGGCGGATCACCCATTCCCGGGTCAGCTCCAGCTCGTCGAGGACGAGCTGCGCCAGCTCCGGACGATCGCCGAGCTCGAGGTAGCGGCGTGCGATGCGCGTGTCTGTCTTGGCAAGACTCATCGCGACGTTGTCGATCATCGTCCGCAGCAGCGGCCAGTCACGATATGCGGTCTGCAGGAGCGCGACATCGCCGACGGCGTCGAGGGCGGAGCCCAGGCCGAACCAGCCGGCGAGGTTGATGCGCGCCTGTGTCCAGGCGAACACCCACGGAATGGCGCGGAGATCTTCCAGGGACTCGACGGAGAGGCCTCGGCGGGCAGGGCGCGATCCCAGCGCGAGCAGACCGATCTCCTCCAGCGGGGTGACCGTGGCGAACCAGGGGGCGAAGCCCTCGGCCTTCACAAGCGAGAAGAAGCGCTCACGGGAGGCGGCATCCATCACCGATGCCACCTCGGCGAAGCGCTCCGCAGCCTCGCTCGTGCGCTTCTCGACGCTCGGCGAGGACGCCAGCAGGGTGGCGGCGGCGACCTGATCGATGTGGCGCATCGCGATCGCGGGCTCTCCGTAGCGGGCGAAGATCGTCTCGCCCTGCTCGGTCAGCTTGAAGCGGCCATCGACGGAGTGCGGCGGCTGAGCGAGGATCGCCGAGTTGGCGGGTCCACCACCGCGTCCGAGCGCACCGCCACGGCCATGGAAGAGCGTGAGCTCGATGCCCGACTCCTTCGCCCACCCGGCGATGAGCGCCTGCGCTTCGTAGAGCGCGAGGGTTGCCGCGACGGGCCCGACGTCCTTCGACGAGTCGGAGTAGCCGAGCATGACCTCCATGCGGCGACCGGTCTGCGCGAGACGCGCAGAGACCTCAGGATGCGTGATGACCTCGGCGAGGATGCCGGGGGCCGCCTGCAGGTCGGCGAAGGTCTCGAAGAGCGGGACGACGTCGAGGACGGGCCCGTCGCCGTCGGGGAAGGCGAAGCGCGCGAGACGGTGCACGTTCGCGAGGTCGTCGGCGGACTGCGTGAACGACACCACGTAGCGTCCGGCGGAGCGCGGACCGTACGTGTTCTGGATGTGCGCGACAGCGCGGAAGACCTCAAGGACCTCCTGCGTCTGTTCGCTGATCTCGCCGCCGGCCTGCAGCTCGGCGAGCGCGGTGCGGTGCACCTGGGAGTGCTGGCGCACTTCGAGCTCGGTGAGGTGGAAGCCGTACGTCTCGACCTGCCAGATGAGGTGCTGCACGCCGCCGAAGGCGTGACGGCGCGCCCCGGCAGCCTCGAGCGAGTCCTGCACAGCGCGCAGATCGGCGAGCAGCTCGTCGGGGACGCGGTACCCGCGTGCCCGATCACCGAGGCGGGTCGCCGTGACGCGGCCCGCGATGAGCAGCATGACTCGGCGGTGCGGCTCTTCGGGGGAGCGCTTGGCAATCTCTTCCGCAGTCTCGGGATCTGCGGCGCGCAGCTGGTCCCAGAGTGCCTCGACCGCGGCGGAGGGCGGGGTGCCCTCGGCATCCAGTGTCAGTGTTCGTCCGATGCGGGCGATCGCGCTCTCGAGGCCGCGCAGGACGTGATCGGACGCGATGGCCGCGGCCTCGCGTGTGACGTCTGCCGTGACGAACGGGTTGCCGTCGCGGTCGCCGCCGACCCACGATCCGACGCGCACGAAAGCGGGTGCGATCGGCGCGGAGTTGCCGGAGTCGGACCCGCGCAGCGCATCGTCGATGCGGCGGTACACGTGCGGCACCGTCGTGAAGAGGGTCTCGTCGAACACGGACATGACCGTGCGCACCTCATCGGTGGGCGCGGGCTTCTCCGCACGCAGAGGGGCGGTGCGCCAGAGAGTGTCGACCTCTTCCAGCATCCGGCGCTGCGCGCGCTGCTGTTCGGCACCGCCCTCGCTTGCGACGTCGTGCTGGGTCAGCAGATCGGCCAGACGGCGGATGCTGCTGGAGACCGCGCGACGGCGGGCCTCGGTCGGGTGCGCCGTGAACACGGGGTGGAAGCGCAGCGCGCCCAGGCGCCGCTGCGCCTCCTCGGAGCCGACCTCGCCGACGAGCTGCGCGAACGCGGTCGCGACGGTGTCATTGGCGTCGGGTCGGCCCGGCTGACCCGCCCGATCGCGGAGCACGCGCACGCGCTGGTGCTCTTCCGCGAGGTTCACGAGGTGGAAGTAGGCGGTGAAGGCGCGAGCGACCTCGTCGGCGCGCTGCACCGAGAAGGATTCGGCGATCTCGGTGGCGCGGGCGAAGGCCTCGGCGGAGTCATCGTCGTACGCCTGGATCGTGGCGATGCGCAGTCGCTCCACATCGTCGAAGAGGCCGTCGCTGCCGCATTCGCGCAGAACCTGGCCGAGCAGAGCTCCCAGCATCCGCACATCGGCGCGCATGGCGTCCGGAATCTCGCGGCCGGCCTCGAATCGCCCAATGAGACGGATTGCTTCAGTGTTCGTGGGTTCGGGGGTCACCTTTCGAGCGTAGCCGGGTCAGCAGCGTGCTCCCGCACGGTTACGGCCCGCGACAGGCAGTCGCGTCAGGACTCGGATCCGGATGCCCCGCCAGCGGCGCAACGTACGATGGAATCGATGAGTACTTCGCGCAATCCTCTTCGTTCTCAGCAATTTCCGGCGATTCTTCTGCTGGTCGCAGCGGGGGTGGGTCTCCTTCTCGCCAACACCCCGGCCCATGACGGCATCGCCGGACTCCTCGATGCGCACATCGCGGTCCCCGGCACGATGCTCGACCTGTCGGTCGCGCACTGGGTGTCGGACGGACTGCTCGCGATCTTCTTCTTCGTCGTCGCACTCGAGCTGCAGTACGAACTCACGCGTGGCGACCTCAACAGCGTGCGCAAGGCTCTGCAGCCGGCGATCGCGGCGGCCGGTGGCATCCTGATCCCGGTCGTCGTCTACCTGATGATTGCTGGGGGTGCGGAGACGAGCAGCGGCTGGCCGATCCCGACCGCCACCGACATCGCGTTCGCGCTCGGCGTGCTCGCGGTGTTCGGGCGCGGGCTGCCCTCGGCGGTGCGCGTGTTCCTGCTGGCGCTCGCGATCCTCGACGACATCGTCGGCATCATCTTCATCGCGGTCCTGTTCGCGAAGGACCTCGACTTCGTGATGTTCCTCCTCGGCGTGGTCGCCGTGGCGGTCTTTGCCGTGCTGAGCCGGATGCTCCGGGGCGGCGCCCGCATTCCGGTGGCCATCGCGATGGTGCTGGTCGGTCTCGTGGCCTGGGGTCTCGTGGCCTCGTCGGGCGTCCATGCGACGATCGCAGGTGTCATGCTCGGCCTCGTCATGGCGCCGAAACCCGCAGACCAGACACGGCACGTCCTCGAGCCGTGGGTCAACGGG
The DNA window shown above is from Microbacterium keratanolyticum and carries:
- the nhaA gene encoding Na+/H+ antiporter NhaA → MSTSRNPLRSQQFPAILLLVAAGVGLLLANTPAHDGIAGLLDAHIAVPGTMLDLSVAHWVSDGLLAIFFFVVALELQYELTRGDLNSVRKALQPAIAAAGGILIPVVVYLMIAGGAETSSGWPIPTATDIAFALGVLAVFGRGLPSAVRVFLLALAILDDIVGIIFIAVLFAKDLDFVMFLLGVVAVAVFAVLSRMLRGGARIPVAIAMVLVGLVAWGLVASSGVHATIAGVMLGLVMAPKPADQTRHVLEPWVNGIVLPIFAFVAAFVVIPQVSPTELSPAFWAIVVALPVGKILGIALFGWVAMRIRPKGAAPALPFVDILAAGALGGIGFTVSLLLANLAFAEDAVIRDQAILGVLLGSLISLVLAAVIVSARARGYRRAMAIA